In a genomic window of Salegentibacter salegens:
- a CDS encoding C40 family peptidase — MKLITKSYLPFLLTLFLFTSCEEKEEENPLENHIAEVKKEYAPDGRVVLFDVEAEKNGNNYILKGESNDPEAVASLKEKLQSENIKFTDSIQVLPDTEGLEDKVRGVVKISVANLRDEPKHSAQLVTQATMGMPLKVYKKEGSWYYVQTPEGYLAWVDYGGIENMTEEEFSEWKSQEKLIFTEPTGNSYAETNSDSQTVSDLVAGNILEFLNEQNNFYEVEYPNGKKAFVEKAYAQPYKEWLASLDQTEEDLVATANKLMGLPYLWGGTSPKGVDCSGYTKTIFFLNGMVIPRDASQQIHTGDVVDTDKNFENLKKGDLLFFGRPATDSTSERVIHVGMWIGDNKFIHSMGEVHISNFDTEAEDFDEYNYNRYLRTKRILNKEDKGLIYLKDSDLFTTSEAKEVKM, encoded by the coding sequence ATGAAACTAATCACAAAATCTTATTTACCCTTCCTCTTAACACTTTTTCTCTTCACTTCCTGCGAGGAAAAAGAAGAAGAAAATCCACTTGAAAATCATATCGCTGAGGTGAAAAAAGAATACGCCCCAGATGGCCGAGTAGTTCTTTTTGATGTTGAAGCCGAAAAAAATGGAAATAATTATATTTTAAAAGGAGAATCTAACGATCCTGAAGCAGTAGCATCTCTAAAGGAAAAATTACAATCAGAAAACATCAAGTTTACCGATAGCATCCAGGTGCTTCCGGATACTGAAGGTTTAGAAGATAAAGTTCGGGGTGTGGTAAAAATTTCCGTAGCAAATCTAAGAGATGAGCCAAAACATTCAGCGCAATTAGTAACCCAAGCTACCATGGGGATGCCGCTTAAAGTTTATAAAAAAGAAGGTAGTTGGTATTATGTTCAAACTCCGGAAGGTTACCTGGCCTGGGTAGATTACGGTGGAATTGAAAATATGACTGAAGAAGAATTTTCAGAATGGAAATCTCAGGAAAAACTAATTTTTACGGAACCAACGGGTAATTCTTATGCCGAAACAAATTCAGATTCTCAAACAGTTTCAGATCTTGTAGCCGGGAACATTTTAGAGTTTTTAAACGAACAAAATAATTTTTACGAGGTAGAATATCCAAATGGAAAGAAAGCCTTTGTAGAGAAAGCCTACGCCCAACCTTATAAAGAATGGCTGGCATCTTTAGATCAAACGGAAGAAGATTTGGTTGCGACGGCAAATAAGTTGATGGGTTTACCATATTTATGGGGCGGAACTTCGCCAAAAGGAGTAGATTGTAGTGGTTATACCAAAACTATATTTTTCCTAAACGGAATGGTGATTCCGCGTGATGCTTCACAACAAATTCATACCGGAGATGTAGTTGATACCGACAAAAACTTTGAAAATCTTAAAAAAGGCGACTTGCTTTTCTTCGGAAGACCGGCAACCGATTCTACTTCAGAACGTGTGATCCACGTGGGAATGTGGATTGGCGACAATAAGTTTATTCACTCTATGGGTGAGGTGCACATTAGTAATTTTGACACTGAAGCCGAAGATTTTGATGAATATAACTACAATCGCTACCTACGAACTAAGAGAATTCTAAACAAAGAAGATAAAGGTTTGATCTATCTTAAAGACTCCGATCTATTTACTACTTCAGAAGCTAAGGAAGTGAAGATGTAA
- the nagB gene encoding glucosamine-6-phosphate deaminase has translation MARLNLLEETRFEKLPVKVYKDEHIASKKVANRIADLIRRKQDNHDNAVLGLATGATPVKVYEELIRMHKEEGLSFKNVITFNLDEYYPMQPDAKQSYVKFMDENLFNHIDIKRENIHIPDGTLAKEDITDYCLSYENQIGAVGGLDLQLLGIGRTGHIGFNEPGSAPNSGTRLVTLDDLTRRDASRDFGGKENVPTKAITMGIGTIFKAKEIILMAWSKKKAPILKKAVEGEMSGNVPATYLQLSDNVEFILDEDAASELTRFNTPWLVKDCSWSKAQIKKAVIWLSSEVKKPILKLTDEDYNNNGMAQLATEQGPAYDINIDVFNQLQHSITGWPGGKPNAEDSQRPERKSPAKKRSLIFSPHPDDDVISMGGTFIRLVDQGHDVHVAYQTSGNTAVWDTDVLRYVEFAIDFKKSTGEETEKLEATYEKMRAFIDKKEPNEIDLDEIRDVKAFIRKSEAIAGARFAGLKDKNIHFMALPFYETGKKVKNPVTEKDVELTMELLKKVKPHQVFAAGDFADPHGTHIVCFRIILEAMKRLRKTEAWTKDCWLWMYRGAWQEFEVHEIEMAVPLSPKEVQRKRNAIFQHQSQKDRPVFPGDDEREFWVRAEERNRETAESYDKLGLANYEAMEAFVKWKFE, from the coding sequence ATGGCCAGATTAAATCTTTTAGAAGAAACACGTTTTGAGAAACTACCGGTAAAAGTTTATAAAGATGAACATATTGCCTCAAAAAAAGTAGCCAACCGAATTGCAGATCTTATTAGACGTAAGCAAGACAATCATGATAATGCCGTGCTGGGCCTTGCAACAGGTGCAACCCCGGTAAAAGTTTATGAAGAACTTATTAGAATGCATAAGGAAGAAGGGCTTAGTTTTAAAAACGTGATCACCTTTAACCTGGACGAATATTACCCCATGCAGCCTGATGCCAAACAGAGCTATGTGAAATTTATGGACGAGAATCTTTTTAATCATATAGATATAAAAAGAGAAAATATTCATATTCCAGATGGAACCCTGGCCAAAGAAGATATTACCGATTATTGCCTGTCTTACGAAAATCAAATTGGTGCCGTTGGCGGTTTAGACCTTCAGCTTCTGGGAATTGGTAGAACCGGACATATTGGTTTCAACGAACCGGGCTCTGCTCCAAATTCAGGAACACGCTTAGTGACTTTAGACGATTTAACTCGTAGGGATGCATCTCGGGATTTTGGTGGTAAAGAAAATGTGCCTACCAAAGCCATAACTATGGGAATTGGCACCATTTTTAAGGCAAAAGAGATCATTTTAATGGCATGGAGCAAGAAAAAAGCTCCCATCCTTAAAAAAGCGGTTGAAGGGGAAATGTCTGGAAATGTACCTGCCACCTACCTTCAACTTTCAGATAATGTAGAATTTATTTTAGATGAAGATGCTGCTTCAGAGTTAACAAGGTTTAATACACCGTGGCTGGTAAAAGATTGCAGCTGGAGTAAAGCGCAAATTAAAAAAGCGGTTATCTGGCTTTCTTCCGAAGTAAAAAAACCTATTTTAAAACTTACAGACGAAGATTACAACAACAACGGAATGGCCCAACTTGCCACCGAACAAGGCCCCGCTTACGATATTAATATTGATGTTTTCAATCAATTACAACATAGTATTACCGGGTGGCCCGGAGGAAAACCCAATGCCGAAGATTCTCAACGCCCCGAACGTAAGAGTCCGGCGAAAAAACGTTCTCTTATATTTTCACCGCATCCCGATGATGATGTGATTTCCATGGGTGGAACTTTTATAAGACTGGTAGACCAGGGACACGATGTACACGTTGCGTATCAAACTTCAGGAAACACGGCTGTTTGGGATACCGATGTGTTACGTTATGTAGAATTCGCCATAGATTTTAAGAAAAGTACCGGGGAAGAGACCGAAAAGCTGGAAGCTACATACGAGAAAATGCGTGCCTTTATTGATAAAAAGGAGCCAAACGAAATAGATTTAGATGAAATTAGGGACGTAAAAGCCTTTATTAGAAAATCTGAAGCAATTGCAGGAGCCCGTTTTGCCGGTTTAAAAGATAAAAATATTCATTTTATGGCATTGCCATTTTATGAAACCGGGAAAAAGGTAAAAAATCCAGTAACCGAAAAGGATGTGGAGCTTACCATGGAATTATTAAAAAAGGTAAAACCTCACCAGGTATTTGCCGCCGGCGATTTTGCCGACCCTCACGGGACACATATTGTTTGTTTCAGGATCATTCTTGAGGCGATGAAAAGGCTTAGAAAAACCGAAGCCTGGACCAAAGACTGCTGGTTGTGGATGTATCGTGGCGCCTGGCAGGAATTTGAAGTTCACGAAATTGAAATGGCCGTACCGCTTTCTCCCAAGGAAGTACAACGCAAAAGAAATGCTATTTTTCAACACCAATCGCAAAAAGACAGACCCGTATTTCCCGGGGACGATGAACGAGAATTTTGGGTGAGAGCCGAAGAAAGAAACCGCGAAACCGCCGAAAGTTACGATAAACTGGGACTTGCAAATTATGAAGCTATGGAAGCCTTCGTAAAATGGAAATTCGAATAA
- a CDS encoding acyltransferase family protein: MTEAIKLFKEAKSAKNQRYLALDVLRGLTVALMILVNTPGSWGHIYAPFKHAPWDGFTPTDWVFPSFLFVIGNAMSFSLRKYENISESVFLKKVFKRSALIFLIGLFLSAFPFVFRQEGELVFKNLANMRIMGVLQRIALCYFFASLILHYLKLKKSIIFGSFILLAYWAIMWFFGDQPNPLSLENNAALKFDQLLFNDANLYKGYGIPFDPEGLLSTLSAIVNVIAGYVAGVFIQRSGNNISTVIKLSIYGVLLLVVAQIWDIGFPINKPIWSSSYVLYSTGWTLLVLSALILVIEIFNFKKWTTFFEAFGKNPLFVFVMSGLVVMLMNIIYVNGQALKPWLYENLYLSWLNNYNASLLFAISYMLLMWLLGYWLHKKRIYIKV, encoded by the coding sequence ATGACTGAAGCCATCAAATTATTTAAAGAAGCAAAATCTGCGAAAAACCAGCGATATCTTGCGCTTGATGTCCTACGCGGACTTACCGTAGCCTTAATGATACTGGTGAATACGCCGGGAAGTTGGGGGCATATTTACGCACCATTTAAGCACGCTCCCTGGGATGGGTTTACCCCAACCGATTGGGTTTTTCCTTCTTTTCTATTTGTAATTGGTAACGCAATGAGTTTTAGCCTTCGCAAATATGAAAATATTTCTGAGAGCGTATTTTTAAAAAAAGTATTTAAACGTTCCGCACTTATTTTTCTAATTGGATTGTTTTTAAGCGCATTTCCGTTTGTATTTCGACAGGAAGGGGAGCTGGTTTTTAAGAATTTGGCCAATATGCGTATTATGGGCGTTTTGCAGCGCATTGCTCTTTGTTATTTTTTTGCATCGCTAATTCTTCATTATTTAAAACTGAAAAAATCTATTATCTTCGGAAGTTTTATTTTGCTCGCTTACTGGGCAATTATGTGGTTTTTTGGCGATCAGCCCAATCCACTTTCTTTAGAAAATAATGCTGCCCTGAAGTTTGACCAACTATTATTTAACGATGCAAACCTCTATAAAGGTTACGGCATTCCGTTTGATCCCGAAGGTTTATTAAGTACGCTTTCCGCAATTGTGAATGTAATTGCAGGCTACGTTGCTGGCGTTTTTATTCAAAGATCAGGGAATAATATTTCTACGGTAATCAAGTTAAGTATTTATGGAGTCCTGTTACTTGTTGTAGCGCAAATTTGGGATATTGGGTTTCCTATAAATAAGCCTATTTGGAGTAGTTCTTATGTTTTGTACAGTACAGGCTGGACCCTTTTAGTACTTTCAGCATTAATTTTGGTTATTGAAATTTTCAATTTCAAAAAATGGACGACTTTCTTCGAGGCTTTTGGAAAGAACCCTTTATTTGTTTTTGTAATGTCTGGCCTCGTAGTCATGCTTATGAATATTATTTATGTTAACGGGCAGGCCTTAAAACCCTGGCTTTACGAAAACTTATATCTTAGCTGGCTAAACAATTATAACGCTTCGCTGCTATTTGCAATTTCTTATATGTTGCTAATGTGGCTGCTTGGTTACTGGTTGCATAAAAAACGCATTTATATTAAAGTATAA
- a CDS encoding sodium:solute symporter — protein MSPILVFGVIAGYFALLMAISHFTSKQADNNTFFTANRQSPWFLVAYGMVGATLSGVTFISVPGEVGNSNWTYLQFVMGNMVGYAVIALVLIPLFYKLKLISIYEYLKDRFGQNSYYAGASFFLISQTIGASFRLFLAALVLQIAFFDAFGIPFWVTVMITIALIWLYTYRGGIKTIVWTDTLQTTFLLLAVVISIWMITDHMELGFIDVLATIGNSEKSTIFDWNWRSNNAFFKSFLAGIFITIAMNGLDQNVMQKNLTCKNKGEAQKNIFWFSIVFFFSTVLFLALGVLLYKYAMDQGIAIPERTDDLYPLLALNHFGILAGVVFLLGITAAAFSSADSALTALTTSFCVDILDIQKKEKNQKKTRLMVHIGFTILMFLVIIAFNAVNDSSVVSAVFKVAGFTYGPLLGLFAYGLLTKNPVRDKWVPGVCILSPIISVILDFNSEAWLNGYQFGFEILLVNAAITMLGLFALYKSKADKILTE, from the coding sequence ATGAGCCCTATCCTCGTTTTTGGCGTTATCGCCGGTTATTTTGCGCTGCTAATGGCAATTAGCCATTTTACCTCAAAACAAGCCGATAATAATACTTTTTTTACCGCAAACCGGCAATCGCCCTGGTTTTTGGTGGCTTATGGAATGGTAGGCGCCACATTATCTGGGGTGACTTTTATTTCTGTTCCCGGGGAAGTTGGAAATTCAAACTGGACCTATTTGCAGTTTGTCATGGGAAATATGGTGGGCTATGCAGTGATCGCGCTGGTGTTAATTCCGTTATTTTATAAACTGAAATTAATTTCTATTTATGAATATTTAAAAGATCGTTTCGGGCAGAATTCCTATTATGCCGGGGCTTCGTTTTTTCTTATTTCCCAAACCATTGGCGCTTCATTTAGATTATTTTTAGCGGCATTAGTGCTGCAAATCGCGTTTTTTGATGCCTTTGGAATTCCGTTTTGGGTTACGGTAATGATTACCATTGCCTTAATTTGGCTCTACACTTACAGAGGCGGAATTAAAACCATTGTATGGACAGATACTTTGCAAACCACATTTTTACTGCTGGCCGTTGTAATAAGTATCTGGATGATCACAGACCACATGGAGCTTGGGTTTATCGATGTTTTGGCAACGATTGGCAATAGTGAAAAGTCTACAATTTTTGACTGGAATTGGCGCTCCAATAATGCGTTTTTCAAGAGTTTTCTTGCCGGAATATTTATCACCATAGCAATGAACGGCCTTGACCAAAATGTGATGCAAAAAAACCTGACCTGCAAGAATAAAGGAGAAGCACAAAAGAATATTTTTTGGTTTTCTATTGTATTCTTCTTTTCTACCGTGTTGTTTTTAGCACTCGGAGTTTTGTTATACAAATACGCAATGGATCAGGGAATCGCCATTCCTGAAAGAACAGATGACCTTTACCCGTTACTGGCATTAAATCACTTTGGAATTCTCGCTGGTGTTGTTTTCTTATTAGGAATAACCGCCGCCGCATTTTCTAGTGCAGATTCAGCATTAACAGCGCTCACCACTTCATTCTGTGTTGATATTCTTGATATTCAGAAGAAAGAAAAGAATCAGAAGAAAACAAGATTAATGGTACACATTGGTTTTACCATTTTAATGTTCCTGGTAATTATTGCTTTTAACGCAGTAAACGATAGTAGCGTGGTAAGCGCGGTTTTTAAAGTCGCTGGCTTTACTTATGGCCCGCTATTGGGTTTATTTGCTTACGGTTTGTTGACTAAAAACCCGGTACGCGACAAATGGGTGCCGGGCGTGTGTATTTTATCACCTATAATTTCAGTAATTTTAGATTTTAATTCTGAAGCCTGGTTAAATGGCTATCAGTTCGGATTTGAAATTTTATTGGTTAATGCAGCAATCACTATGCTCGGATTATTCGCTTTATACAAATCAAAAGCTGATAAAATTTTAACCGAATAA
- a CDS encoding dipeptide epimerase has protein sequence MQLKFYPYNLELKNTFTISHGSRDFQPTLIVALSDRGFTGYGEATATSYYGVTIEKMQADILKIEALIAENILLEPEELWELTYPHLKENPFALCALDMAMHDLHGKRNQQPLYQLWGLNLKNIPLTNYTIGIDSIEKMVQKIKEFPWPLYKIKLGTEDDVAIVKELRKHTNSVFRVDANAAWTVDQAIENAKALKELNVEFLEQPLKANDWEGMEKLYKESVLPLIADESCIEESDVEKCAGYFHGINIKLTKCGGLTPGKRMILKGKSLGLKVMVGCMTESTVGISAIAQLLPLLDYVDMDGGLLIKNDIADGVKVYDEKVHFPNRNGTGVELYEK, from the coding sequence ATGCAGCTAAAATTTTATCCATATAACCTGGAATTAAAGAACACCTTTACCATAAGTCACGGTTCAAGGGATTTTCAGCCAACTCTAATCGTTGCTTTAAGCGACCGCGGATTTACCGGTTATGGAGAAGCCACGGCAACTTCGTATTACGGTGTAACTATAGAAAAAATGCAGGCTGATATTCTTAAAATTGAAGCTTTAATTGCTGAAAATATTCTGCTGGAACCCGAAGAGCTTTGGGAATTAACTTATCCGCATTTAAAAGAAAATCCATTTGCACTATGCGCCCTGGATATGGCTATGCACGATCTCCACGGAAAAAGAAATCAGCAACCGCTTTATCAATTATGGGGCTTAAATTTAAAAAATATTCCGCTTACCAATTACACTATCGGAATAGATTCCATAGAAAAAATGGTGCAGAAAATTAAAGAATTTCCCTGGCCCCTTTACAAGATCAAACTGGGCACCGAAGATGATGTTGCCATTGTAAAAGAATTGCGTAAGCATACAAATTCCGTTTTTAGGGTAGATGCTAATGCCGCCTGGACAGTAGATCAGGCTATCGAAAATGCCAAAGCTTTAAAAGAATTAAATGTTGAATTTTTAGAGCAGCCTTTAAAAGCAAATGATTGGGAAGGAATGGAAAAACTATACAAAGAATCGGTTTTGCCACTTATTGCCGATGAAAGTTGTATTGAAGAAAGCGATGTTGAGAAATGCGCCGGTTATTTCCACGGAATAAACATCAAACTCACCAAGTGTGGCGGGCTAACCCCCGGAAAACGAATGATTTTAAAAGGAAAATCTCTTGGCTTAAAAGTAATGGTGGGTTGTATGACCGAATCTACCGTAGGAATTTCAGCAATTGCACAATTATTGCCACTTTTGGATTACGTAGACATGGACGGCGGACTTTTAATTAAAAACGATATAGCCGATGGTGTAAAAGTTTATGATGAGAAAGTACATTTCCCAAATAGAAACGGCACCGGAGTAGAATTATATGAGAAATAG
- a CDS encoding glycoside hydrolase family 10 protein, giving the protein MKKTILSLLVLCMFFFSCKTAKDAPQPQTQEKPEPEEVVEVIPEEIEAPETPSKKEVKWDPNTPKNIEEFRAAWIATVANINWPSKPGLSTSEQQKEALELLDFLEEHNFNAVVFQVRPQADALYDSEIEPWSYYLTGKQGKAPEPYYDPLKFWVNAAHERGLELHVWLNPYRAHHTTGKEISEKSVIKTNPDLVVELENGMWWMDPAQKGTQDRSSEVVMDIVKRYDIDGVHFDDYFYPYDSYNNGKDFPDDLSWRAYQAAGGELSRGDWRRESVNVFIKRIYEEIKAEKPHVKFGLSPFGIWRPGYPESVQGYDQYDKLYADAKLWLNEGWIDYYTPQLYWKISQLGQSFPELLGWWESENTKQRHLWPGMNVGGEGDEMHITEVINQIMITRGMLPQSKGAVHWSIGPLLKYKELAEALKEGPYKKKTLVPPSPWLDNTPPEIPNVTANENRDKIEITWGVEDDSDIKQWVVYFKYETGNWDYKILNAEKRSQDLQKEVGTTKSKLVKIGVTAVDRTGNQSEFIEIEIK; this is encoded by the coding sequence ATGAAAAAAACAATTCTTTCCCTCCTTGTGCTATGTATGTTTTTCTTTTCCTGTAAAACAGCGAAAGATGCACCCCAACCCCAAACACAGGAAAAACCTGAACCTGAAGAGGTAGTTGAGGTAATTCCTGAAGAAATTGAAGCCCCTGAAACTCCATCTAAAAAGGAGGTTAAATGGGATCCCAATACTCCAAAAAACATTGAGGAATTCCGTGCGGCCTGGATCGCTACTGTTGCCAATATTAACTGGCCTAGCAAACCGGGACTCTCAACATCAGAGCAACAAAAAGAAGCCCTGGAACTTTTAGATTTTTTAGAAGAGCACAATTTTAATGCAGTAGTATTCCAGGTACGTCCGCAGGCCGATGCACTTTACGACAGTGAAATAGAGCCGTGGTCTTATTATCTTACCGGAAAACAGGGAAAAGCCCCTGAACCTTATTACGACCCGCTTAAATTTTGGGTAAATGCTGCCCACGAACGCGGTTTGGAGTTACATGTATGGTTGAACCCTTACCGTGCCCATCATACAACCGGTAAAGAAATCAGTGAAAAATCGGTAATCAAAACCAATCCAGACCTTGTGGTAGAATTGGAAAACGGGATGTGGTGGATGGATCCTGCCCAAAAAGGCACACAAGATCGCTCCAGTGAAGTGGTAATGGATATTGTAAAACGCTACGATATAGACGGCGTTCATTTTGACGATTATTTTTACCCTTACGATTCTTATAATAACGGCAAAGACTTTCCAGATGATTTAAGTTGGAGAGCCTACCAGGCTGCCGGCGGAGAACTTTCTCGAGGTGACTGGCGCCGTGAAAGCGTAAATGTTTTTATTAAAAGAATTTATGAGGAAATTAAAGCTGAAAAACCACATGTAAAATTCGGTTTAAGTCCGTTTGGGATTTGGCGTCCCGGTTATCCTGAATCTGTTCAGGGTTACGATCAGTACGATAAATTATATGCTGATGCTAAACTGTGGCTAAATGAAGGTTGGATAGATTATTATACGCCACAATTGTACTGGAAAATAAGTCAGTTAGGGCAGAGTTTTCCTGAACTACTCGGTTGGTGGGAAAGTGAAAACACCAAACAACGCCATCTTTGGCCGGGAATGAATGTTGGCGGTGAAGGAGACGAAATGCACATTACCGAAGTGATTAATCAGATAATGATTACCCGCGGAATGCTTCCGCAGAGTAAAGGTGCCGTGCATTGGAGCATTGGTCCTCTTTTAAAATATAAAGAGCTTGCAGAAGCTTTAAAAGAAGGTCCGTATAAAAAGAAAACTTTGGTTCCGCCGAGTCCGTGGTTAGATAATACACCTCCTGAAATTCCAAATGTTACCGCAAACGAAAATCGCGATAAAATTGAAATTACCTGGGGAGTAGAAGATGATTCCGATATTAAACAATGGGTAGTTTATTTTAAATATGAAACCGGAAACTGGGATTATAAAATCTTGAATGCAGAAAAAAGAAGTCAGGATTTGCAGAAAGAAGTAGGAACGACGAAAAGTAAACTTGTAAAAATTGGAGTAACCGCGGTAGACCGCACCGGTAACCAAAGTGAATTTATAGAAATTGAGATAAAGTAA
- a CDS encoding ROK family transcriptional regulator produces the protein MTTQTMPTDLHDFFIDEKKLSNINNVERKKFLQKLKIIKHLFLNGETSNAEVCQRFNVSLPTSMSLLNQLIEEGIVVKKGRGKSEGGRKPDLYGLVENSFFVVSIHIERFRIKLAIIDNNHTILHEKSWPAEISSDSNIVDILYEWTQELLKEAKVKLDQVMGVGISMPGLVSAEAGKNFTYYLSEQEPESLKDRFEKKFKKPVAILNDAKSACLAEFRFGRAKNKSNVLVISMDWGIGLGIIMGGRMHSGESGFAGEFGHIPMTEDGLLCHCGKRGCLETEASGLALVRKTKEGLKAGQTSVLNKLKKEELEKLEPETIIDAANRGDQFAINVLSEIGINLGKGIAILIQIFNPELVILEGKIAEAKQFITTPIQQSMNTYCMMQLKERTKIELSTLGANSSLYGGTIAVMDDIFKDQVSLVKSQIS, from the coding sequence ATGACAACTCAAACTATGCCAACAGATCTACATGACTTTTTTATAGACGAAAAGAAACTTTCTAATATCAATAATGTAGAGCGGAAAAAATTCCTTCAGAAATTAAAGATCATTAAACATCTATTTCTGAATGGTGAGACTTCTAATGCTGAAGTTTGCCAACGTTTTAATGTAAGCCTGCCAACTTCCATGTCTCTGCTCAACCAACTTATTGAAGAAGGTATTGTGGTAAAAAAAGGCCGGGGAAAATCTGAAGGAGGCCGAAAACCCGACCTCTACGGCCTGGTAGAGAATTCGTTTTTTGTGGTGAGTATTCATATAGAGCGGTTTAGGATTAAGTTGGCAATTATTGATAATAACCATACGATTCTTCACGAAAAATCCTGGCCCGCAGAGATTTCTTCAGATTCTAATATCGTAGATATTCTATATGAGTGGACCCAGGAATTGCTGAAAGAAGCTAAAGTGAAACTGGACCAGGTAATGGGTGTTGGTATAAGCATGCCTGGACTGGTTTCTGCTGAAGCAGGCAAAAACTTCACGTATTATTTAAGCGAACAGGAGCCCGAATCTTTAAAAGACAGGTTTGAGAAAAAATTCAAAAAACCGGTGGCTATTCTTAATGATGCAAAAAGTGCCTGTTTAGCTGAATTTCGCTTTGGTAGAGCCAAAAATAAAAGCAATGTTTTAGTAATTTCTATGGACTGGGGTATTGGCCTGGGAATTATTATGGGCGGAAGAATGCACTCGGGAGAATCGGGTTTTGCAGGAGAATTTGGGCATATCCCAATGACAGAAGATGGTTTGCTTTGCCACTGCGGGAAACGCGGTTGCCTGGAAACCGAAGCCTCGGGACTTGCCCTGGTTAGAAAAACCAAAGAAGGTTTAAAAGCGGGTCAAACTTCGGTTTTAAATAAGCTTAAAAAAGAAGAACTGGAAAAACTTGAGCCGGAAACCATTATAGATGCAGCTAATCGTGGTGACCAGTTTGCGATAAATGTACTTTCTGAAATAGGAATAAACCTGGGAAAAGGAATCGCAATCCTCATTCAAATTTTTAATCCCGAATTAGTGATTTTAGAAGGAAAAATAGCGGAAGCAAAACAGTTTATCACCACCCCAATTCAACAATCAATGAATACCTACTGTATGATGCAGCTTAAGGAGCGCACCAAAATAGAACTTTCTACCCTTGGGGCGAATTCCAGTTTGTATGGCGGCACCATAGCAGTAATGGACGATATATTTAAAGACCAGGTAAGCCTGGTAAAATCCCAAATTAGCTAA
- a CDS encoding N-acetylmuramoyl-L-alanine amidase codes for MRKLIPVFYFLMAIAIISCGSNPYAKTNRLHKKQAKAYSKQLQQFPTPENQNESALNYGDYWVGTTNFNLRKPNYVVIHHTAQDSVQQTLTTFTLPRTQVSSHYVIAKNGEIFHMLNDYYRAWHGGIGKWGNNTDLNSSSLGIEIDNNGEEEFTDLQIISLIELLEEIKEKHGIPAENFIGHSDIAPSRKVDPNINFPWKRLAEEGFGLWYDEAEVENLKLEAEFFKPNPLAINFNSRLHTRISFIDKLVFPEVIPADFNVENALKIIGFDTSNLAAAKSAFKLHFIQKDLDQPFNTCDLKVLYSLHKKYL; via the coding sequence ATGAGAAAATTAATTCCTGTTTTTTATTTTTTAATGGCTATAGCAATTATTTCCTGCGGAAGTAATCCCTATGCAAAAACCAACCGTTTACATAAAAAACAGGCAAAAGCTTATAGCAAACAATTACAGCAGTTCCCCACCCCGGAAAACCAGAACGAATCCGCACTCAATTATGGTGACTACTGGGTGGGAACTACTAATTTTAACCTGCGCAAACCTAATTACGTGGTAATTCACCATACTGCGCAAGATTCTGTTCAGCAAACATTAACCACGTTCACCCTGCCAAGAACCCAGGTAAGTTCGCATTATGTAATTGCCAAAAACGGTGAAATTTTTCATATGCTGAATGATTACTACCGCGCCTGGCACGGAGGAATTGGGAAATGGGGTAACAACACCGATTTAAATTCCTCTTCCCTCGGGATTGAAATTGATAATAATGGCGAAGAAGAATTTACCGATCTGCAAATAATTAGTTTAATTGAATTGCTCGAAGAAATTAAAGAAAAACACGGTATTCCTGCAGAAAATTTTATCGGGCATTCTGATATTGCACCTTCCCGAAAAGTAGATCCCAATATAAATTTCCCCTGGAAACGTTTAGCTGAAGAAGGTTTTGGATTATGGTATGACGAAGCTGAAGTAGAAAATTTGAAGCTGGAAGCTGAATTTTTTAAACCAAATCCATTAGCTATAAATTTTAATTCCAGGCTACATACACGAATCTCGTTTATAGATAAATTGGTTTTTCCTGAAGTTATCCCCGCCGATTTTAACGTGGAAAATGCGCTTAAAATCATCGGTTTTGACACTTCAAACCTAGCGGCTGCAAAAAGTGCTTTTAAACTACATTTTATTCAAAAAGATCTCGACCAGCCTTTTAATACTTGCGATTTAAAAGTGCTGTATTCGTTACATAAAAAGTATTTGTAA